From one Idiomarina sp. X4 genomic stretch:
- a CDS encoding cell division protein ZapC domain-containing protein → MESQPHWLWLYNQESGELFVKLSEDDSRQIAYKANQLVNIHFENSELDIEDASVFQSTTELLETYPSDKLPCAIDNAALHAMAWNRFGRPQMPQSWHFQKSDISEWPAERRLCELNSGFDQGVFMIIDADDEFASCVLLDESMQLSAIKTMRQFQVIKVTLNRLLPATIDLAMSSQSSWGQRLA, encoded by the coding sequence GTGGAATCACAACCGCATTGGTTATGGCTATACAATCAAGAATCTGGTGAGCTTTTCGTGAAGCTTTCGGAAGACGACTCTCGTCAGATTGCTTATAAAGCCAATCAGTTGGTCAATATCCATTTTGAAAATTCAGAATTAGATATTGAAGATGCGAGTGTGTTCCAGTCAACTACCGAGTTATTAGAAACTTATCCTAGCGACAAACTCCCATGTGCTATTGATAATGCAGCATTGCATGCAATGGCGTGGAATCGGTTTGGGCGCCCTCAAATGCCGCAAAGTTGGCACTTTCAAAAGTCAGACATAAGCGAATGGCCAGCCGAACGGCGTTTGTGCGAACTCAATTCCGGGTTCGACCAGGGGGTGTTTATGATAATAGACGCGGATGATGAGTTTGCGTCCTGTGTCTTACTTGACGAATCAATGCAACTGTCTGCGATTAAAACCATGCGGCAGTTCCAAGTCATAAAGGTCACTTTAAATCGCTTATTGCCTGCCACTATTGACTTAGCAATGTCATCACAGTCCTCTTGGGGACAACGCTTAGCATAA